A genomic segment from Capra hircus breed San Clemente chromosome 7, ASM170441v1, whole genome shotgun sequence encodes:
- the SBNO2 gene encoding protein strawberry notch homolog 2 isoform X3: protein MRQLLLLPPRDPAITMSQLRFWLQFATIGKPVFQDSSYLDDLSNASIFSSSVDSLSDIADTPDFPPADSLSQVPTIWDVSTGPSAHDKLFPPSGPFTGLEDPVSSLPSTPLLISYQAQSQPEEDDEAEEDEAEELGHAETYADYVPSKSKIGRQHPDRVVETSTLSSVPPPDITYTLALPSSDSGALSALQLEAITYACQQHEVLLPSGQRAGFLIGDGAGVGKGRTVAGVILENYLRGRKKALWFSVSNDLKYDAERDLRDIAAPGIAVHALSKIKYGDNTTSEGVLFATYSALIGESQAGGQHRTRIRQILEWCGEAFDGVIVFDECHKAKNASSTKMGKAVLDLQNKLPLARVVYASATGASEPRNMIYMSRLGIWGEGTPFRTFEEFLHAIEKRGVGAMEIVAMDMKVSGMYIARQLSFSGVTFRIEEIPLTPAFECTYNRAALLWAEALGVFQQAADWIGLESRKSLWGQFWSAHQRFFKYLCVAAKVHRLVELAQEELAQDKCVVIGLQSTGEARTREVLGEKEGQLDGFVSAAEGVFLSLIQKHFPSTKRRRERGAGSKRKRRPRGRGAKAPRLACEVAGVIRISDDSSTESDGGLDSDFHSSPESLLDDDVVIVDAIGLPADDRGPLCPPQRDLHGPGVLERVERLKQDLLAKVQALGRELPVNTLDELIDQLGGPECVAEMTGRKGRVVSRPDGTVAFESRAEQGLSIDHVNLREKERFMSGEKLVAIISEASSSGVSLQADRRVQNQRRRVHMTLELPWSADRAIQQFGRTHRSNQVSAPEYIFLISELAGERRFASIVAKRLESLGALTHGDRRATESRDLSKYNFENKYGARALSCVLTTILSQTESKVPLPQGYPGGDAAFFRDMKQGLLSVGIGGRESRSGCLDVEKDCSISKFLNRILGLEVHKQNALFQYFSDTFDHLIAADKREGKYDMGILDLAPGIDEIYEESQQVFLAPGHPQDGQVVFYKISVDRGLKWEEAYARSLELTGTHDGFYLSYKVRGNKPSCLLAQQNRGKLFTVYKPNIGRQSQLESLDSLSRRFHRVTAEEAREPWESSYTFSLTHCSHTTWNRHCRLVQEGKDCTQGLRLRHHYMLCGALLRVWGRIAAVMADVTSSSYLQIVRLKTKDKKKQVGIKIPEVCVRRVLQELQLMDDDVKRKQARTRGLLAPPPTPRPLALPFGPGEVLDLTYSPPAQAFPAPSPFTFPALGPGPGSQLLGAPDTPDTPADPVALLHQGCEINFKEVLEDMLRSLNAAPPAEPPGPLGPLGPLGAGAAGAPAGGAPERQSVIQFSPPFPNS, encoded by the exons CCTGTCTTCCAGGACTCCTCATACCTCGATGACCTCTCCAACGCTTCCATCTTCTCCTCGTCCGTGGACTCCCTCTCGGACATAGCTGACACGCCCGACTTCCCACCCGCTGACAGCCTCAGCCAGGTGCCTACCATCTGGGACGTGAGCACTGGCCCCTCCGCCCACGACAAG CTGTTCCCGCCCAGTGGGCCATTTACAGGCCTCGAGGACCCTGTATCCTCCCTCCCCAGCACCCCACTTCTCATCAGCTACCAG GCTCAGAGTCAGCCTGAGGAGGACGACGAGGCTGAGGAGGATGAGGCGGAGGAGCTGGGCCATGCGGAGACGTACGCTGACTATGTGCCATCCAAGT CCAAGATCGGGAGGCAGCACCCGGACCGTGTGGTGGAGACCAGCACGCTGTCCAGCGTCCCACCGCCAGACATCACCTACACCCTCGCCCTACCCTCCTCAGACAGCGGGGCCCTATCTGCCCTGCAGCTGGAGGCCATCACCTATGCCTGTCAG CAACATGAGGTCCTCCTCCCCAGCGGGCAGCGCGCGGGCTTCCTCATTGGCGATGGCGCGGGTGTGGGTAAGGGCCGCACGGTGGCCGGTGTCATCCTGGAGAACTATCTGCGAGGCAGGAAGAAGGCCTTGTG GTTCAGCGTCTCCAATGATCTCAAGTACGACGCGGAGCGCGACCTCCGGGACATCGCCGCCCCCGGCATCGCGGTGCACGCACTGAGCAAG ATCAAGTACGGCGACAACACTACCTCAGAGGGCGTTCTCTTCGCCACCTACTCCGCCCTGATTGGTGAGAGCCAGGCAGGTGGGCAGCACCGCACTCGCATCCGGCAGATCCTGGAGTGGTGTGGGGAGGCCTTCGACGGCGTG ATTGTGTTCGACGAGTGCCACAAAGCCAAGAACGCAAGCTCCACCAAGATGGGCAAGGCCGTGCTAGACCTGCAGAACAAACTGCCCCTGGCCAGGGTGGTCTATGCCAGCGCCACAG GTGCTTCTGAGCCCCGGAACATGATCTACATGAGCCGCCTGGGCATCTGGGGTGAGGGCACGCCCTTCCGGACCTTCGAGGAATTTCTGCACGCCATCGAGAAGAG GGGTGTGGGCGCCATGGAGATTGTGGCCATGGACATGAAGGTCAGTGGCATGTACATCGCTCGCCAACTCAGCTTCTCTGGTGTCACCTTCCGCATTGAGGAGATCCCGCTGACCCCAGCCTTCGAGTGCACCTATAACCGGGCAGCCTTGCTG TGGGCCGAGGCCCTGGGCGTGTTCCAGCAGGCAGCCGATTGGATTGGCCTGGAGTCGCGCAAGTCCCTGTGGGGCCAGTTCTGGTCAGCCCATCAACGCTTCTTCAAGTACCTATGTGTGGCCGCCAAGGTGCACCGGCTGGTGGAGCTGGCCCAGGAGGAGCTGGCACAGGACAAg TGTGTTGTCatcgggctgcagtccacaggtgaGGCACGGACCCGAGAGGTGCTGGGTGAGAAGGAGGGACAGCTTGATGGCTTCGTGTCCGCCGCCGA AGGCGTCTTTTTGTCGCTAATTCAGAAGCACTTTCCTTCGACCAAGAGAAGGCGAGAGAGAGGAGCAGGCAGTAAGAGAAAGC GGCGGCCACGGGGCCGTGGGGCCAAGGCACCCAGACTGGCGTGTGAGGTGGCAGGTGTGATCCGCATCAGTGACGACAGCAGCACGGAGTCGGACGGCGGCCTGGACAGTGACTTCCACTCCTCGCCCGAGTCCCTGTTGGACGACGATGTGGTCATTGTGGACGCCATCGGGCTCCCGGCCGATGACCGCG GCCCCTTGTGCCCCCCACAGCGGGACCTGCACGGCCCCGGTGTCCTGGAGCGGGTTGAGCGGCTGAAGCAGGACTTGCTGGCCAAGGTGCAGGCGCTGGGCCGGGAGCTGCCAGTCAACACCCTGGACGAGCTCATAGACCAGCTGGGGGGCCCAGAGTGTGTGGCTGAG ATGACCGGCAGGAAGGGCCGCGTAGTGTCCAGACCTGATGGGACAGTGGCGTTCGAGTCACGAGCGGAGCAGGGTCTCTCCATTGATCACGTGAACCTCAGGGAGAAGGAACGCTTCATGAGTGGGGAGAAG CTTGTGGCCATCATCTCAGAGGCCTCCAGCTCTGGCGTCTCCCTCCAAGCTGACCGCCGGGTCCAGAACCAGCGGCGCCGGGTGCACATGACGCTGGAGCTGCCCTGGAGCGCTGACCGAGCCATCCAGCAGTTTG GCCGGACCCACCGCTCCAACCAGGTCTCTGCGCCGGAGTACATCTTCCTCATTTCAGAGCTGGCGGGGGAGCGCAGGTTTGCTTCCATCGTGGCCAAGCGGCTGGAGAGCCTG GGGGCTCTGACCCATGGGGACCGCCGTGCCACTGAGTCCCGGGACCTGAGCAAGTACAACTTTGAGAACAAG TACGGTGCCCGggcgctcagctgtgtcctcaCCACCATCCTAAGCCAGACGGAGAGCAAGGTGCCACTGCCCCAGGGCTACCCCGGAGGGGATGCTGCCTTCTTCCGCG ACATGAAGCAGGGGCTGCTGTCAGTGGGCATTGGAGGGCGCGAGTCCCGGTCCGGCTGCCTGGACGTGGAGAAGG ACTGCTCCATCAGCAAGTTCCTGAACCGCATCCTGGGGTTGGAGGTGCACAAGCAGAATGCGCTTTTCCAGTACTTCTCCGACACGTTTGACCACCTTATCGCCGCCGACAAGAGGGAGGGCAAATACGACATGGGCATCCTGG ACCTGGCCCCTGGCATTGATGAGATCTACGAGGAGAGCCAGCAGGTGTTCCTGGCGCCTGGGCACCCGCAGGACGGACAGGTGGTCTTCTACAAG ATCAGTGTGGATCGTGGCCTGAAGTGGGAAGAGGCCTACGCCCGGTCACTGGAGCTGACGGGCACCCACGACGGCTTCTACCTCTCCTACAAG GTCCGTGGCAACAAGCCCAGCTGCCTGCTGGCCCAGCAGAACCGCGGCAAGCTCTTCACCGTGTACAAGCCCAACATAGGACGGCAGAGCCAGCTAGAGTCCTTGGATAGCCTGAGCCGGAGGTTCCACCGG GTGACAGCAGAGGAGGCCAGGGAGCCCTGGGAAAGCAGCTACACCTTCTCGTTGACGCACTGCAGCCACACCACATG GAACCGGCACTGCCGGCTGGTGCAGGAGGGCAAGGACTGCACACAGGGCCTGCGGCTGCGCCACCACTACATGCTGTGCGGGGCCTTGCTGCGGGTGTGGGGCCGCATCGCCGCCGTCATGGCCGACGTCACCAGCAGCAGCTACCTGCAGATCGTGCGCCTCAAGACCAAGGACAAGAAGAAACAAGTCG GCATCAAGATCCCAGAGGTCTGCGTGCGTCGTGTCCTGCAGGAGCTGCAGCTGATGGATGACGACGTGAAGCGCAAGCAAGCGCGCACTCGGGGTCTCCTCGCGCCGCCGCCCACCCCACGCCCGCTTGCTCTGCCCTTCGGCCCCGGGGAGGTCCTGGACCTCACATATAGCCCACCGGCCCAGGCCTTCCCCGCGCCCTCACCCTTCACCTTCCCAGCCCTGGGCCCCGGCCCCGGCAGCCAGCTGCTGGGCGCCCCTGACACCCCTGACACCCCGGCTGACCCAGTGGCACTCCTGCACCAGGGCTGCGAAATCAACTTCAAGGAGGTGCTGGAGGACATGCTGCGCTCCCTCAACGCCGCACCGCCAGCCGAGCCACCCGGCCCTCTGGGCCCTTTGGGCCCTCTGGGTGCAGGGGCAGCGGGCGCACCGGCAGGTGGAGCACCAGAGCGGCAGAGCGTCATCCAGTTCAGCCCCCCCTTTCCCAACTCCTAG
- the SBNO2 gene encoding protein strawberry notch homolog 2 isoform X2 yields MGQDSSYLDDLSNASIFSSSVDSLSDIADTPDFPPADSLSQVPTIWDVSTGPSAHDKLFPPSGPFTGLEDPVSSLPSTPLLISYQAQSQPEEDDEAEEDEAEELGHAETYADYVPSKSKIGRQHPDRVVETSTLSSVPPPDITYTLALPSSDSGALSALQLEAITYACQQHEVLLPSGQRAGFLIGDGAGVGKGRTVAGVILENYLRGRKKALWFSVSNDLKYDAERDLRDIAAPGIAVHALSKIKYGDNTTSEGVLFATYSALIGESQAGGQHRTRIRQILEWCGEAFDGVIVFDECHKAKNASSTKMGKAVLDLQNKLPLARVVYASATGASEPRNMIYMSRLGIWGEGTPFRTFEEFLHAIEKRGVGAMEIVAMDMKVSGMYIARQLSFSGVTFRIEEIPLTPAFECTYNRAALLWAEALGVFQQAADWIGLESRKSLWGQFWSAHQRFFKYLCVAAKVHRLVELAQEELAQDKCVVIGLQSTGEARTREVLGEKEGQLDGFVSAAEGVFLSLIQKHFPSTKRRRERGAGSKRKRRPRGRGAKAPRLACEVAGVIRISDDSSTESDGGLDSDFHSSPESLLDDDVVIVDAIGLPADDRGPLCPPQRDLHGPGVLERVERLKQDLLAKVQALGRELPVNTLDELIDQLGGPECVAEMTGRKGRVVSRPDGTVAFESRAEQGLSIDHVNLREKERFMSGEKLVAIISEASSSGVSLQADRRVQNQRRRVHMTLELPWSADRAIQQFGRTHRSNQVSAPEYIFLISELAGERRFASIVAKRLESLGALTHGDRRATESRDLSKYNFENKYGARALSCVLTTILSQTESKVPLPQGYPGGDAAFFRDMKQGLLSVGIGGRESRSGCLDVEKDCSISKFLNRILGLEVHKQNALFQYFSDTFDHLIAADKREGKYDMGILDLAPGIDEIYEESQQVFLAPGHPQDGQVVFYKISVDRGLKWEEAYARSLELTGTHDGFYLSYKVRGNKPSCLLAQQNRGKLFTVYKPNIGRQSQLESLDSLSRRFHRVTAEEAREPWESSYTFSLTHCSHTTWNRHCRLVQEGKDCTQGLRLRHHYMLCGALLRVWGRIAAVMADVTSSSYLQIVRLKTKDKKKQVGIKIPEVCVRRVLQELQLMDDDVKRKQARTRGLLAPPPTPRPLALPFGPGEVLDLTYSPPAQAFPAPSPFTFPALGPGPGSQLLGAPDTPDTPADPVALLHQGCEINFKEVLEDMLRSLNAAPPAEPPGPLGPLGPLGAGAAGAPAGGAPERQSVIQFSPPFPNS; encoded by the exons GACTCCTCATACCTCGATGACCTCTCCAACGCTTCCATCTTCTCCTCGTCCGTGGACTCCCTCTCGGACATAGCTGACACGCCCGACTTCCCACCCGCTGACAGCCTCAGCCAGGTGCCTACCATCTGGGACGTGAGCACTGGCCCCTCCGCCCACGACAAG CTGTTCCCGCCCAGTGGGCCATTTACAGGCCTCGAGGACCCTGTATCCTCCCTCCCCAGCACCCCACTTCTCATCAGCTACCAG GCTCAGAGTCAGCCTGAGGAGGACGACGAGGCTGAGGAGGATGAGGCGGAGGAGCTGGGCCATGCGGAGACGTACGCTGACTATGTGCCATCCAAGT CCAAGATCGGGAGGCAGCACCCGGACCGTGTGGTGGAGACCAGCACGCTGTCCAGCGTCCCACCGCCAGACATCACCTACACCCTCGCCCTACCCTCCTCAGACAGCGGGGCCCTATCTGCCCTGCAGCTGGAGGCCATCACCTATGCCTGTCAG CAACATGAGGTCCTCCTCCCCAGCGGGCAGCGCGCGGGCTTCCTCATTGGCGATGGCGCGGGTGTGGGTAAGGGCCGCACGGTGGCCGGTGTCATCCTGGAGAACTATCTGCGAGGCAGGAAGAAGGCCTTGTG GTTCAGCGTCTCCAATGATCTCAAGTACGACGCGGAGCGCGACCTCCGGGACATCGCCGCCCCCGGCATCGCGGTGCACGCACTGAGCAAG ATCAAGTACGGCGACAACACTACCTCAGAGGGCGTTCTCTTCGCCACCTACTCCGCCCTGATTGGTGAGAGCCAGGCAGGTGGGCAGCACCGCACTCGCATCCGGCAGATCCTGGAGTGGTGTGGGGAGGCCTTCGACGGCGTG ATTGTGTTCGACGAGTGCCACAAAGCCAAGAACGCAAGCTCCACCAAGATGGGCAAGGCCGTGCTAGACCTGCAGAACAAACTGCCCCTGGCCAGGGTGGTCTATGCCAGCGCCACAG GTGCTTCTGAGCCCCGGAACATGATCTACATGAGCCGCCTGGGCATCTGGGGTGAGGGCACGCCCTTCCGGACCTTCGAGGAATTTCTGCACGCCATCGAGAAGAG GGGTGTGGGCGCCATGGAGATTGTGGCCATGGACATGAAGGTCAGTGGCATGTACATCGCTCGCCAACTCAGCTTCTCTGGTGTCACCTTCCGCATTGAGGAGATCCCGCTGACCCCAGCCTTCGAGTGCACCTATAACCGGGCAGCCTTGCTG TGGGCCGAGGCCCTGGGCGTGTTCCAGCAGGCAGCCGATTGGATTGGCCTGGAGTCGCGCAAGTCCCTGTGGGGCCAGTTCTGGTCAGCCCATCAACGCTTCTTCAAGTACCTATGTGTGGCCGCCAAGGTGCACCGGCTGGTGGAGCTGGCCCAGGAGGAGCTGGCACAGGACAAg TGTGTTGTCatcgggctgcagtccacaggtgaGGCACGGACCCGAGAGGTGCTGGGTGAGAAGGAGGGACAGCTTGATGGCTTCGTGTCCGCCGCCGA AGGCGTCTTTTTGTCGCTAATTCAGAAGCACTTTCCTTCGACCAAGAGAAGGCGAGAGAGAGGAGCAGGCAGTAAGAGAAAGC GGCGGCCACGGGGCCGTGGGGCCAAGGCACCCAGACTGGCGTGTGAGGTGGCAGGTGTGATCCGCATCAGTGACGACAGCAGCACGGAGTCGGACGGCGGCCTGGACAGTGACTTCCACTCCTCGCCCGAGTCCCTGTTGGACGACGATGTGGTCATTGTGGACGCCATCGGGCTCCCGGCCGATGACCGCG GCCCCTTGTGCCCCCCACAGCGGGACCTGCACGGCCCCGGTGTCCTGGAGCGGGTTGAGCGGCTGAAGCAGGACTTGCTGGCCAAGGTGCAGGCGCTGGGCCGGGAGCTGCCAGTCAACACCCTGGACGAGCTCATAGACCAGCTGGGGGGCCCAGAGTGTGTGGCTGAG ATGACCGGCAGGAAGGGCCGCGTAGTGTCCAGACCTGATGGGACAGTGGCGTTCGAGTCACGAGCGGAGCAGGGTCTCTCCATTGATCACGTGAACCTCAGGGAGAAGGAACGCTTCATGAGTGGGGAGAAG CTTGTGGCCATCATCTCAGAGGCCTCCAGCTCTGGCGTCTCCCTCCAAGCTGACCGCCGGGTCCAGAACCAGCGGCGCCGGGTGCACATGACGCTGGAGCTGCCCTGGAGCGCTGACCGAGCCATCCAGCAGTTTG GCCGGACCCACCGCTCCAACCAGGTCTCTGCGCCGGAGTACATCTTCCTCATTTCAGAGCTGGCGGGGGAGCGCAGGTTTGCTTCCATCGTGGCCAAGCGGCTGGAGAGCCTG GGGGCTCTGACCCATGGGGACCGCCGTGCCACTGAGTCCCGGGACCTGAGCAAGTACAACTTTGAGAACAAG TACGGTGCCCGggcgctcagctgtgtcctcaCCACCATCCTAAGCCAGACGGAGAGCAAGGTGCCACTGCCCCAGGGCTACCCCGGAGGGGATGCTGCCTTCTTCCGCG ACATGAAGCAGGGGCTGCTGTCAGTGGGCATTGGAGGGCGCGAGTCCCGGTCCGGCTGCCTGGACGTGGAGAAGG ACTGCTCCATCAGCAAGTTCCTGAACCGCATCCTGGGGTTGGAGGTGCACAAGCAGAATGCGCTTTTCCAGTACTTCTCCGACACGTTTGACCACCTTATCGCCGCCGACAAGAGGGAGGGCAAATACGACATGGGCATCCTGG ACCTGGCCCCTGGCATTGATGAGATCTACGAGGAGAGCCAGCAGGTGTTCCTGGCGCCTGGGCACCCGCAGGACGGACAGGTGGTCTTCTACAAG ATCAGTGTGGATCGTGGCCTGAAGTGGGAAGAGGCCTACGCCCGGTCACTGGAGCTGACGGGCACCCACGACGGCTTCTACCTCTCCTACAAG GTCCGTGGCAACAAGCCCAGCTGCCTGCTGGCCCAGCAGAACCGCGGCAAGCTCTTCACCGTGTACAAGCCCAACATAGGACGGCAGAGCCAGCTAGAGTCCTTGGATAGCCTGAGCCGGAGGTTCCACCGG GTGACAGCAGAGGAGGCCAGGGAGCCCTGGGAAAGCAGCTACACCTTCTCGTTGACGCACTGCAGCCACACCACATG GAACCGGCACTGCCGGCTGGTGCAGGAGGGCAAGGACTGCACACAGGGCCTGCGGCTGCGCCACCACTACATGCTGTGCGGGGCCTTGCTGCGGGTGTGGGGCCGCATCGCCGCCGTCATGGCCGACGTCACCAGCAGCAGCTACCTGCAGATCGTGCGCCTCAAGACCAAGGACAAGAAGAAACAAGTCG GCATCAAGATCCCAGAGGTCTGCGTGCGTCGTGTCCTGCAGGAGCTGCAGCTGATGGATGACGACGTGAAGCGCAAGCAAGCGCGCACTCGGGGTCTCCTCGCGCCGCCGCCCACCCCACGCCCGCTTGCTCTGCCCTTCGGCCCCGGGGAGGTCCTGGACCTCACATATAGCCCACCGGCCCAGGCCTTCCCCGCGCCCTCACCCTTCACCTTCCCAGCCCTGGGCCCCGGCCCCGGCAGCCAGCTGCTGGGCGCCCCTGACACCCCTGACACCCCGGCTGACCCAGTGGCACTCCTGCACCAGGGCTGCGAAATCAACTTCAAGGAGGTGCTGGAGGACATGCTGCGCTCCCTCAACGCCGCACCGCCAGCCGAGCCACCCGGCCCTCTGGGCCCTTTGGGCCCTCTGGGTGCAGGGGCAGCGGGCGCACCGGCAGGTGGAGCACCAGAGCGGCAGAGCGTCATCCAGTTCAGCCCCCCCTTTCCCAACTCCTAG